The sequence below is a genomic window from Equus quagga isolate Etosha38 unplaced genomic scaffold, UCLA_HA_Equagga_1.0 182421_RagTag, whole genome shotgun sequence.
CATACTACCTCCAGAGACCAAACAAATTGCCCCAGAAACTATCAGCCTGATACAGCAACCATTTCATTGCATCTTACAATGTTGTCGGTCAGGAATTGGGCAGGCTTTGGCTGGGAGATTCTTCTGAATGTCTACTGGGGTTATTTGGTGGCCAGGCTGGAGGGGCAAAGATGGTATCATTTGCATGCCTGGCCCCATGGTGGCCTGTGTGAACCGCAGGCTCAGCTGGGCCCTCGTCCTCCATTAGTATACAGACCTCTCAAGTGGTCTCCAAAGGCCTGCAGAATTCTGCCATGGTGACTCTGAAACTAGCAGAAGTTCCTGGTCCTCTTATTCATCAGTTTTGACAGTGGTGGGAGGTAAGGAAAACCCTGGTGTGTGGGGGTGTTTGTGGCTGATTGGGCTGTATGAGAAAGCAGGTATTTCAGCTTGCTGTGCTGTGCACAGACATAAAGATAAAACCTGGTCTGGTCCCGACAAGAAGAGAAAGCATCTTTACTGATCACAGAAATGAATGTATGTTCATGTCTTTGAGTGGACCAGGgagtgagagagatggaaagcCAATTTGGAAGACAAGATTATAAGAAAGGAATTTGAAAGAAGAAGACAGAGTAATAGTGCAGAACATCACTTCCCACACTGGGTTAAAAGTTTCAGTGACCTGTATGACTCATAGATTCTCCCAAATGCTATGAAAAGTAACATACTTTTGTCCCATGGATAAGAGTCCCATATTTTGATTTAACCCACAACAGACTCCAACGATATTCCCATTGTACTTTGGAGAAGCATCCTAGAGTCATCAGTAGCTACATAAAAGTTGAGAATTCTTCTACCTTGAGGGGAGATAAAGGGGATGTCCCTACTGAACCATCTCTTCTCCATCAGCACTGCCTTTGGGATCTACTACCTCAGCCAGGTCATCACCTCTCATTCTCATAGCAAACTTGCAGTATCTCCGTCCAGCACTCTAAGGGCTCATGAAAACCCATACTGTGCACAACTCAGAAAAATCTTCCCAAAACATCATATTGATCACAAAGAGCCCATGTTGAAAGAAATGCTTGCTGGCTACTATCACCCAACTGTCCTGTACTCCTATTTTAAGGTACCTGTAGTGTAGCTCTGAACTCCCTATAGAGtgtgggaaaatgaagaaaagaatgtatGCTTGACTGGCTTCAGGAGTCCTGCATTCATGTGACAGCTCGATTTCTACTTATCATCCCCCATCCTTAGGGCCTTCGCCTCAAAAAAGAAGGCTTATCTACAAGGTCTCCAAGAAGCTTCCCAGCCTCATAGCCAGACAAATTCATGGCCATTCTTCATTCTCCCTAGCTTCTTTCCCAGTCATCACCATCTCCATGCTGCCTGATTGAATGTtgttgtcactttccttcttcgCTCCATTCCATATATGTGGAAACTGTTCTCTTGCTTCTCTCCTTGTTCAAaccctctttctcctttgagGAGGACTTGAAGCCTTTACTGTATCATAGTGTGATTTTCCTAAGTATTGCACTAACTTGAAACACTTCTTATATTGTGACCCTCTATCAATACAGAATAATACCACAAACTTCTTGAGGTCTTTATAAACTGGAGACCTGGGTTTCCAATCCAGCTCCAATAAGTGCTTGTCATTTACCTTTGGACATACCATTTAAATCCTGTGGGACTCATCGTATGCTAAATGAGAATGTGATTGCATTCTTTACACATGATGTGGGATGAAGAATGGCTGTTGTGACTTCATAGAAGGACTATCCATTGAGAAACTACTGTGTGCTAAGTAGTTTTCTCTGGATACAGAGAAGTATTTACTATGCTAAtcttagctaatatttattgattactaAGTACTCTTCATCCACTATGATAATTAATCCTCTCAATAAcgatattaagaaaatattatcaacttttttttatttgcagatggGAAGATGAACCTTAGAAAAATTATGGATCTTACTAAACATCACAACAGGTTAAGCAACAAAATGATGCCAAATCCCCAATACTTAACTACTACCCTCTACACTCTCTTATCTTTCTGAATTCTAGAGTGTTAACTAATGTGAGTTGTTGGGAGTTATTTGAGTTTTAAGCTCATGAACTGAAGGCGGGTCATTATCAGGCATTTGACATCTGATGATCTCAAACAGAGTTGTGGCCTCTCCCTAATACATGCCTTTGTAAATCCCCTCATTGAAAGGTTAATGTGAAGCCCCTGGGACCTGATCGAAGTTTTCACCTTTTGAATAGTTGAGGAAAACATCTTACCAGACAAAACCGGCAAAAATTCCTATTTACAATTACTGTCAAGTAAAGAGATTTCATTGATTTCAGGATGTGGTGGCTGGGAGTATTGTTGACCTGTCCACAGACTGGGCTGTTTGACAATATAATGACCAGCAGAATCAACCCATCAAAGGCTCAAGATGCATGGTACTGGAAGCAGAAACAAGTCCTCATCATCAAGACAGTGATCCCTATTGGGGTTTAGTGCCTCCTGTCGGGTAGCAGGATGCTGAGTGTCTCTGCGGAGTGAAGAGAAATAGCCCTATGGATGCACAAGTCAATTGGTGAAAGATCAGAGTTAATGGGCCTTTGGAAATGGATGTCTGTGTCTGCATAACAACACTTGTGGATATGCTTATGATTTGGGGAATGCAGCACAGAGGGACCTAAGAGAAGGAGGAATAAACAGAGCTCCCTTGTTGCCTAAAGCCCTTTTGTTCTTCCTGTGATCTGGCACTCCACCCATGGCCATGTGTCCTATCTACTTGCTGGATGTCCACATGTACCGTTCCTAATTCAAAATTATAAGGATCCTGATAACCCCACTGGGAATGTACAGCTCCCCTGAGAGGGGGCAGCAGGTTAGACAGACACTCTGTCTCATATCACAAGATGTGAGGATTTATTTTCGTGCCAAAAAAGCACTAACACCTGGAAGACCAAGTTTTACAAAAGCAAGTGTGAAAGACGCAAAACTCAGAAAtcatgaaagaattttttaaatgacaaagtcCAACGTTTCTGcctggcagaaaaaaaaaaacaaaggccagAAGGACAAACCCTGGAAACAATTTCCAGTACTTGGGAACAAAATCTCCTCTCCTGAATTTACAAAGAGTTCCTACAAAGCAATAGGAATAAATGAGCCAAAAATTCCactttcaaaaacaggcaaaaaagaaaggacatttaaggaaaagaaatacaaatacttcTCAGACCAGGTAACATGTGGATTCTGATTCGTGAGAGAAATGGGTACCAAGATGACACTGGGATCCCATTTCTCACCTCTCAGATTGGGAAAGAACAGAAAGCCTCAGTCACAGATCAGCCTGCTTTCAGCCACAAACACCAGGAACCCACAGAAAACTGTGGCTTTAGAAAGAATATAGTGTGTGTTTCCCAGGTCACAACAACTGGAAGTGTGGAGTCCAGGATGGGGTGAGGTGGCCCAACTATGGCCTTATGGTCCCAGCATCGTGTGTGCACCTGCTCCAGCGTCCACATGGAGTAACCATCTTATTTTTGGTCAAAACGCAGCTGCTGCAGGTCCAAGTGCTTCTGTCACccaagcagagagaggcagaagatgAAAGTTAACATAATAAAGGGTGTGAGGCAATAACAAAGGTTTATTTTACTACTGGAAAAGGGTTCCCTTCTAGTGATGATGTTTCATTGGTCAAAACTCTCTTTGGGGGCAACTCTGAGCTGTGAGAAAGTCTAGGACATTAGGTATTTTGAGCAAGCACATCACTAACCATAtctaggcaggaagaaaggaggatggaAACTGGCTCATCCCAGGGCTTCTAGAACACACTCCATTGTGGGTGGGGAGTATCCAGGCTGGTGTATTTGTGTGAGTGCTGTTGGGGCAGCCTTTATGGAGGACAATGGAGTAACACCTGTAAACGTACAAGACGTGTTCttcaacccagcaattctacttcagGAAATTTGTCTAAAAGATGCATTCACTTATGAGcaagatgatatatatatataaaaagatactcaatgcAGTCCTGCTTGTAACTGCAAAAGTTTGGAAATCACAAGATCGCAGCAATTTAACAATGTTTTTTCAATAAGAAGATAGTTGAATGATGGTATACAAAAACAGTTGGATAGTATAatgctgttaaaaataatgatagagTTCTGTGTGTGCTGATATAAAAGCGTTCCTGCTAAAGCATTAGTGAGAAAAGCAAGCTGCCTAATAATGTGTTAACAGTGGGGGTTTCCTGGagaaggctgagggctggggcggggagaggagaGACAGTATTTGTCACTCATTGCTCCtctaccttttgaattttgttccTTGTGCATggattcaaaattttaattgaaaaataaaattaaggattcAAGAAGGGGGTCATAAGGTATCATAAGTTTGGATGGCTCTCAAAGTCAAGAGGAATAACTGGTGTGCATTCTATGTGATGTCTTTAGATCATACTGGCTTCTTGAAATGAATCTGTTCTTTGGCTTTAGTCTCACCAACACTTTATGGAGAATCCCACTGAGCTCATTCCCCCCGAGTCTGCCAGTCATTGTCCTCTCCACATCCAGGAGCCTACTCACCCCAGAACCAAAGCCTCCTTCTTATGGCAGTAATGCCCCTGAGTCCTGTGATCCATTAATCTTCCACTCCATTGGGTTCCACGTCCGGCCCAGGGTCCAGACCTCCAGAGATGAGAAAGCCCCATTCAAAGAGAAGATGTGTTAGTTCCCTGAACTTCTTGAATGAAAACACTACTTCTTGTCCTTTTTGAACATTAAAAAGTCCATATTCAAGCAGATGGGAAACATACAAGACACCAGACTCCCTTTCATCATTATCAACTTGAAACAAGTGTAGAGAGTAAACATATAGCTTTGTGTTTGCTGAAACCTCCTGGAACAAAGAAGCTTCAGAGAAACTTTAGGGCACAGtggcctgggccccatccccaggcaaaTGCCCCCCTTCTCTCACTGCGCTGtgtgtctctgagcctcctcctctCAGACCGATAAATACAGGTGAGTCTGGACTCCCCACCCACACAAGCTCCTGCTCTCCCATCCAGACCCTGAACTCCAGGTGACTCACAGACATGAGGACTCTTGCCCTCCTCACTGCCCTTCTACTCTTGGCCCTCCAGGCCCAGACTCAGAACCTGGAAAAGGCAGATGACCAAGTTTCTGCCCAGGACCAGCCTGGGGCCGAGGTCCAGGACATGACTATCTCCTTTGCAGGGGATAAACGCTCTGCTCGAGGAGCTTCAAAAGGTGAGACACCAGCCACCTTGCTTTGGGGGTCGGCAGTCCCAAGGTGCCACAAACTAGCCAGAAAATCactagaaaatgaagacattggATTGAGAGCCTCTTTAATGGCCCCTTGAGAATAAAAGGGTTTGAATCCACTACATAGGCGTGTGCAACGCACCAGCTTCATCAGCAGAGACTAACCAGGCTCTTACAAGGCCTTTGGTACGTAGAAGCTGGGCTCACATTGGATGTGTGGATGAGGGGAGGTTAGGAATAGGTAATTCTAAGTTTGAGAGTTGGATCCTTCAGAAGGATAGGAAATAAGCATATACATGACagatgaagatcagagaaaaattatgATCCTGCACGACCAACACACAGCCAGTAAGATTTCTTGTGAGTTACGACAAAAAATTGAATTCTCACCACCCTAACATGACTGGCATTTTATATTGTAAGTAGACATGTCACCTTAGTAAATCTTGATAAGGCTGGCTctaccttccttccctctctccttcttcttgtgCCTGAccatcctcttctttctctagggATTACAGGAACACCTACCTGCACCTGCCGGCACTCCAATAGCTGCCTTAGCCATGAGCGTGGCTCTGGGATGTGTATAAGCAAAAAAGGCAAGGCATACAAGCTCTGCTGTCTTCGCTGAGCTTGAGGATTGAGACCCAAAGcagcataatattccatttgaaGACCTGGAAAACGTTTTACTCTTTGTAGCTTCtaccttttttttatttctctctcctaaaTAAACTTTAAGCATTAAACTCAGTATGTTTGGTATTGTTCTTTTcgctcccttttttttttttttttttttaccttttcatacGGCTTATTTCTGTGGCTCACTTATATAAAGAATTCCATCCAAAAAGGTCTCCATTAAGTTTACTGGCCTTTGCATTCCAGTCTTGCACAATTTGAGCGTCATGCTGCaataacaaaacagcaaaaatcaaACTAATTACTAATTACaacatttttatctataaaatttgatttattcttAATGATACTCAAAAGAGGGAAGTGACTATGAAGTGTACCAGAAGGTCTTGTTGGGTCAAGGAAATGTGGATCCAATGAGCTATGTTCTCTACTTCCTTAAATTTAAGGGGTGGGAGGGCATTgatgtatataaatgttttactTAATTTAGGCAGATGTGTAAAGTATAGATGCATAGTTTTGTAAGTTTATCAATAATATAGAAGGACTAAAGCTTCAGAGAGCCACAAatcaggaaaaagtaaaaggCGTCCAAAACCACAAAACACTAATCAGCATCAGTAATTTTAATTAATACCCAGAGACAAGAGGATTCTAGTCGCTGGTCAATAGAGGCGGTCATGTCTAGTGACCGGTGAAGTAACTGGTCCTCCTTTGGACCTCAAATGGTAAATTAGGCCAATGTCCAATGAAGGAGTTGCTCTCAACTCTCCATTTCTTCAAAGAGACTGAGTCTACTAATTATAATAAACCAATACTAATCTTAATAAAATTCTAGTGAGAAATATCATGTTTGTAATAACCTAATGAACTATGTCAATCCATCATAATGATGACACAATTGCTCAAAAACTTACCATCGTGCAAAAATTGCAAGAACACTGTGTgtcagaaaggaaagtctctcaa
It includes:
- the LOC124233282 gene encoding alpha-defensin 1-like, producing MRTLALLTALLLLALQAQTQNLEKADDQVSAQDQPGAEVQDMTISFAGDKRSARGASKGITGTPTCTCRHSNSCLSHERGSGMCISKKGKAYKLCCLR